One segment of Channa argus isolate prfri chromosome 17, Channa argus male v1.0, whole genome shotgun sequence DNA contains the following:
- the gja10b gene encoding gap junction protein alpha 10 b: MGDWNLLGSILEEVHIHSTIVGKIWLTILFIFRMLVLGVAAEDVWDDEQSEFVCNTEQPGCKNVCYDQAFPISLIRYWVLQIIFVSSPSLVYMGHALYRLRTLEKQRHRKKACLKAELEGTDPVQEDHKRIERELRRLDEQKKVRKAPLRGSLLRTYVFHILTRSVVEVGFIIGQCALYGIRLSPLYKCERLPCPNTVDCFVSRPTEKNIFMVFMLVIAGVSLFLNLLEIFHLGVKKIKQSLYGYKYGDDDSVCRSKKNSMVQQICLLPNSSPQRLMQLTQTPCSIVTDAQGESLLLNLPPVAPKKQERSSSFIQQPDQTYQPSQADIQGLQALRAVDNRKPSCSSDESNERRGSGQPQYTGPRATLRTSHIEIPAALRTAQRRQSKVSVYKELSDMSDSPESDHYPTARKCSFMSRGLSEGKLATQSDSADSQSGSDMEAEHLSQGESPMVTPVPPAGGRRMSMSMILELSSIMKK; the protein is encoded by the exons ATGGGGGATTGGAACTTATTGGGGAGTATTTTAGAAGAGGTCCATATTCATTCTACCATAGTGGGAAAGATATGGCTCACTATCCTTTTCATTTTTCGTATGCTGGTGCTTGGCGTTGCGGCTGAGGACGTCTGGGACGATGAGCAGAGTGAGTTTGTTTGCAACACAGAGCAACCTGGCTGCAAGAATGTCTGCTACGACCAGGCTTTTCCCATCTCCCTCATCCGCTACTGGGTCCTTCAGATCATCTTTGTGTCCTCTCCTTCTTTGGTCTACATGGGACATGCCTTGTACCGTTTGAGGACGCTCGAAAAACAGAGGCATAGGAAAAAGGCCTGTCTGAAAGCTGAGCTAGAGGGGACAGACCCTGTCCAAGAGGACCACAAGAGAATTGAGCGAGAGCTCAGGAGGTTAGATGAACAGAAGAAAGTGAGGAAGGCTCCCCTCAGAGGTTCCCTGCTGCGCACATATGTGTTCCATATCTTAACCAGGTCGGTGGTGGAAGTGGGTTTTATTATAGGTCAGTGTGCTCTGTACGGCATCAGACTGTCTCCTCTGTACAAATGTGAGAGACTGCCGTGCCCAAACACCGTTGACTGTTTTGTGTCACGACCAACAgagaagaacatttttatgGTCTTCATGTTGGTTATTGCTGGTGTTTCTTTATTCCTCAATCTGCTGGAGATTTTTCATCTGGGAGTGAAAAAGATCAAACAAAGCTTGTATGGATACAAATACGGAGATGACGACAGTGTGTGCAGATCAAAGAAAAACTCTATGGTGCAGCAGATTTGTTTACTCCCCAACTCCTCACCACAGAGGCTAATGCAGCTCACACAGACACCCTGCTCCATTGTGACTGATGCTCAGGGAGAGTCTTTGCTTTTGAATTTGCCACCAGTGGCCCCTAAAAAGCAAGAGAGGTCCAGCAGCTTCATTCAGCAGCCTGACCAGACTTACCAGCCAAGCCAAGCTGACATCCAGGGTCTGCAGGCATTGCGAGCTGTGGACAACAGGAAACCGTCCTGCAGCAGTGATGAGTCAAACGAACGTCGTGGTTCAGGCCAGCCACAATACACAGGACCTCGAGCCACCCTGAGGACCAGCCACATAGAAATCCCAGCAGCCCTGAGGACCGCGCAGAGAAGGCAAAGCAAAGTGAGTGTCTATAAGGAGCTGAGTGACATGAGTGACTCCCCAGAGAGCGACCACTACCCCACAGCCAGAAAGTGCAGTTTCATGTCCCGAGGACTTTCTGAAGGAAAGCTGGCAACTCAATCTGACAGCGCTGACTCTCAAAGTGGGTCTGACATGGAGGCAGAGCACCTAAGCCAGGGAGAGAGTCCAATGGTGACCCCGGTGCCTCCAGCTGGTGGGAGGAGAATGTCCATG agCATGATTCTTGAGCTGTCTTCAATCATGAAAAAGTGA